Proteins from one Vanessa atalanta chromosome 15, ilVanAtal1.2, whole genome shotgun sequence genomic window:
- the LOC125069180 gene encoding NADH dehydrogenase [ubiquinone] flavoprotein 2, mitochondrial, with translation MLSSLRSGVQGLWRASSRALQTTANLQHDSLFVHRDTPEDNPSIPFEFTPENKKRAEALLAIYPEGHKRGAMIPLLDLAQRQNGGWLPISAMHKVAELLNLPRMRVYEVATFYTMFIRRPIGKYHVQVCTTTPCWLRGSDAVLNAIKEATGCEVGGNSPCGKFSVSEVECLGACVNAPMVQVNDDYYEDLSVEDTKEIIEKLKRDEKPKPGPRSGRYAAEPLGGLTSLTEEPTGPGYGLQEGLKA, from the exons ATGTTATCCAGCCTCAGGTCTGGAGTTCAAGGTTTG TGGCGAGCATCGTCCAGAGCGCTCCAGACAACAGCAAACTTACAACATGATAGCTTATTTGTGCACCGAGACACCCCTGAAGATAATCCAAGTATTCCCTTTGAATTTACACCCGAAAATAAGAAG cGTGCTGAGGCTCTCTTAGCTATATATCCTGAAGGTCACAAGCGAGGGGCTATGATCCCATTACTAGACTTGGCCCAGCGTCAAAATGGTGGCTGGCTCCCAATATCTGCTATGCATAAGGTAGCTGAACTATTAAACCTTCCTCGGATGAGGGTATATGAAGTGGCTACCTTCTATACCATGTTTATTAG GAGACCCATTGGCAAGTACCATGTTCAAGTGTGCACAACAACACCTTGCTGGTTACGGGGTTCTGATGCAGTACTTAATGCTATCAAAGAAGCAACGGGCTGTGAGGTTGGGGGAAACAGCCCTTGTGGAAAATTCTCAGTATCTGAG GTGGAATGTTTAGGTGCATGTGTTAACGCACCCATGGTACAAGTTAATGACGATTATTAT gaAGACTTAAGCGTTGAGGATACTAAAGAAATAATTGAGAAGCTAAAGAGGGATGAAAAGCCAAAACCTGGACCGAG gagTGGAAGATATGCAGCAGAACCTCTTGGTGGGCTAACATCTTTAACTGAAGAACCAACAGGGCCTGGTTACGGCTTACAAGAAGGCCTGAAAGCTTGA